From a region of the Methylocystis hirsuta genome:
- the amoB gene encoding bacterial ammonia monooxygenase, subunit AmoB, with the protein MKKSLKTLFSAACLGLCAGALAPEAALAHGEKALEPFVRMRTIQWYDVAWSKAKLNVNEEVVITGRFHVNADWPRGVAQPDATYLNVSAPGPVFIRTERYLNGQSSVSSSALKLGGDYDFKIVMKARIPGRFHLHPFVNLHDAGSVVGPGQWMEVEGDASAFTNQIKTLDGSLIDMETYGLANGVAWHGFWIAIGSAWLLWWVRRPLFIPRYKMLHAGQEASLVSPLDRMIGAAIIFAVPMIVFGANFVTDLRYPNAIPLQAAMDQIDPLPPAVDVGAVQVKIQRAEYNVPARAMIMTALLHNGSDHPVRVGEFATANVRFRNPAVIQPPQGEGAVLAAREGLSIDTADPVAPGETRTIRITAEDSLWQRERLDGLIRDADTRMGGLLFLYDTAGQRYVSTVSAPVIPKFY; encoded by the coding sequence ATGAAAAAGTCACTCAAGACTCTCTTCAGCGCCGCTTGCCTCGGATTATGCGCCGGAGCGCTTGCTCCCGAAGCAGCGCTCGCCCATGGCGAAAAGGCCCTGGAGCCTTTCGTCCGCATGCGTACGATCCAATGGTACGATGTGGCGTGGTCGAAGGCAAAGCTCAACGTCAATGAAGAGGTTGTCATCACCGGTAGGTTCCACGTCAACGCGGACTGGCCGCGCGGGGTGGCGCAACCGGACGCGACCTATCTGAATGTCTCCGCTCCGGGGCCCGTCTTCATTCGGACCGAGCGTTACCTCAACGGACAATCGTCCGTCAGCTCCTCCGCTTTGAAACTCGGCGGCGACTATGACTTCAAGATCGTGATGAAGGCCAGGATCCCTGGTCGCTTCCATCTTCATCCATTCGTCAACCTGCATGATGCGGGCTCCGTCGTGGGCCCGGGCCAATGGATGGAAGTCGAGGGCGATGCCTCCGCATTCACCAACCAGATCAAGACGCTCGATGGCAGCCTTATAGACATGGAGACATATGGGCTCGCGAATGGCGTCGCCTGGCACGGCTTCTGGATCGCGATCGGGTCGGCGTGGCTGCTTTGGTGGGTCAGACGTCCACTGTTCATTCCGCGCTATAAAATGCTGCATGCCGGCCAGGAGGCGAGCCTTGTCTCCCCGCTCGACCGGATGATTGGCGCGGCGATCATCTTCGCAGTTCCGATGATCGTATTCGGCGCGAACTTCGTAACGGATCTGCGATATCCAAACGCCATCCCGCTGCAAGCCGCAATGGATCAGATCGATCCGCTTCCGCCTGCCGTCGACGTCGGAGCGGTGCAGGTCAAGATTCAGCGCGCCGAATACAATGTGCCTGCTCGTGCAATGATCATGACCGCCCTGCTTCATAACGGCTCCGACCATCCCGTCCGGGTTGGCGAATTCGCGACCGCGAATGTGCGCTTCCGAAACCCCGCGGTTATCCAACCGCCACAGGGCGAAGGCGCCGTTTTGGCTGCACGCGAAGGCCTCAGCATCGACACGGCCGATCCCGTCGCGCCGGGCGAGACGAGGACGATCCGCATCACGGCCGAGGATTCGCTTTGGCAGCGGGAGAGGCTCGACGGCCTGATTCGCGACGCGGATACGCGGATGGGAGGTTTACTCTTCCTCTACGACACCGCGGGCCAACGCTATGTCTCCACCGTATCCGCTCCGGTCATCCCGAAATTCTACTGA
- the amoA gene encoding bacterial ammonia monooxygenase, subunit AmoA: MTGKSLDIPARPYTGEKARLSRAYDYLILVLALFLFIGSFHLHVALTVGDWDFWQDWKDRQWWPLITPLMMITFPAAVQAVLWPNFKLPLGATLCISCLLIGTWITRFFAYHMWNFFPINEVLPATMLPSALVLDAILMLSNSLTVTSIFGGMAFALLFYPTNWPIFGMFHVPVEYGGAQLTVADLFGFQYIRAGTPEYLRLIERGTLRTYGQYATPLSAFCSALLCTLMYPLWWYLGKAFATTKYVKNI; this comes from the coding sequence ATGACCGGCAAATCCCTGGATATTCCAGCACGGCCCTATACAGGGGAAAAGGCGAGACTGAGCCGCGCCTATGATTATCTGATCCTGGTGCTCGCGTTATTCCTTTTCATCGGCTCCTTCCACTTGCATGTCGCTCTGACGGTCGGCGACTGGGACTTCTGGCAGGACTGGAAGGATCGGCAATGGTGGCCGCTTATCACTCCCCTGATGATGATCACCTTCCCAGCGGCGGTACAGGCCGTACTTTGGCCAAACTTCAAATTGCCGCTGGGCGCGACGCTTTGCATTTCATGCTTACTGATCGGCACATGGATCACGCGCTTCTTCGCCTATCATATGTGGAACTTTTTCCCGATAAACGAAGTCTTGCCAGCCACGATGTTGCCGAGCGCGCTCGTCCTCGACGCAATTTTGATGTTGAGCAACAGTCTGACTGTCACGAGCATCTTTGGCGGCATGGCCTTCGCGCTGCTTTTCTATCCGACCAATTGGCCGATTTTCGGCATGTTTCATGTGCCGGTGGAGTATGGCGGCGCACAGCTCACCGTGGCCGACCTCTTCGGCTTTCAATACATCCGCGCGGGGACGCCTGAATATCTTCGCCTCATCGAGCGTGGAACGCTGCGAACCTACGGCCAGTATGCGACGCCGTTGTCAGCGTTTTGTTCGGCGCTGCTTTGCACCCTGATGTATCCGCTCTGGTGGTATCTGGGAAAAGCCTTTGCGACGACAAAATACGTCAAGAATATCTAA
- a CDS encoding LysR family transcriptional regulator, with translation MIELHNFDINLLVAFDLLMEEKNVSRAAERMFVTQSAMSHTLQRLRQQLDDPLLVKTPAGMKPTDRALSLVDPVKAVLRDIKRLIRAPEEFDPAQSRRRFVIAATDYMDLLVLPPLIERIALGAPGIDIHVKRTESPFPEEDLEHNDLDVVLGFDAILKPPAYLSRTKLFEDRMACVVGRRHTVGKSGRLTLEEYVSGKHMLISRTGTRVGLIDEWLAEKGLARRIALIVPHFLSAPFIVAKTDMILSLPERIANAFVGLAPLNILPLPIELPAYDLVMVWHPLHDPDPAHRWLRDQIVEVSRNLRV, from the coding sequence GTGATCGAGCTGCATAATTTCGACATCAACCTGCTCGTGGCGTTCGACCTCCTCATGGAAGAAAAGAACGTCTCGCGCGCCGCCGAACGCATGTTCGTGACGCAGTCGGCGATGAGTCATACCTTGCAGCGGCTCAGACAACAGTTGGACGATCCATTACTGGTCAAGACTCCGGCAGGCATGAAGCCGACCGATCGCGCGCTTTCTCTGGTCGACCCGGTGAAGGCCGTCCTGCGCGACATCAAGCGCCTGATCCGTGCGCCGGAAGAATTCGATCCTGCACAGAGCAGGCGGCGGTTCGTGATCGCTGCAACCGATTATATGGATCTGCTGGTGCTCCCTCCGCTCATCGAGCGCATCGCGTTGGGGGCTCCGGGCATAGACATCCATGTCAAGCGAACCGAGTCGCCGTTTCCCGAAGAGGACCTTGAGCACAATGATCTCGATGTCGTGCTGGGCTTCGATGCGATACTGAAGCCGCCCGCCTATTTGAGCAGGACGAAACTTTTTGAAGACCGGATGGCCTGCGTCGTCGGCAGGCGGCATACGGTCGGCAAAAGCGGTCGGCTAACGCTCGAGGAATATGTCTCGGGCAAGCACATGCTGATCTCCCGCACCGGCACACGCGTCGGGTTGATCGATGAGTGGCTCGCTGAGAAAGGGCTGGCGCGCCGCATCGCGCTGATCGTGCCCCACTTCCTGTCGGCTCCGTTTATTGTGGCGAAGACCGACATGATCTTGTCCCTGCCTGAGCGAATTGCCAACGCGTTCGTCGGCCTGGCGCCGCTGAACATCCTGCCGCTCCCGATCGAATTGCCGGCCTATGATCTCGTTATGGTCTGGCACCCGCTCCATGATCCAGACCCCGCCCATCGTTGGTTGCGCGATCAAATCGTAGAAGTCTCTCGGAACCTGCGTGTTTAG
- a CDS encoding major royal jelly family protein: MRRLTFDRIESVGVQSRAGVPMRTSLILLSMLAVFVSRAQAAQQPSYEIIARLAQAPGNVTVTESGKIIMSQHQFYEPNYSVVEHRDDGSLAPFPNKELNDRLSHSELKLDSVLGIRSDANGVVWMLDNGMRSGVTPKLVGWDTKANKLRRVIYLPPPIAPKDAFVNDFAVDGKHNKIFIADPAGGANAAFIVVDLQTGAARRVLEGHSSVVPEKIDLVIDGRPIQVKDPAGNLVRPLIGVNPITEDLQNEWVYFGPMHGTSLYRIKAADLADEALNEKQLGARVERYSAKPICDGISIDRDNNIYLGDLAENAIGVIKGDRSYQRLAQNEELSWVDSLSFGPGGKLYAVVNRLHKSAVLNGGESLSKPPYFLIEVKAMAPGLAGR, translated from the coding sequence ATGCGCCGGCTAACGTTCGACAGGATAGAATCCGTCGGCGTCCAAAGCCGTGCCGGGGTTCCCATGCGAACGAGCCTAATCCTCCTGTCAATGCTGGCCGTTTTTGTGAGCCGAGCGCAAGCCGCACAGCAGCCCAGCTACGAAATCATAGCGAGGCTCGCGCAAGCCCCCGGCAACGTTACGGTCACCGAGAGTGGCAAAATTATCATGAGCCAGCATCAGTTCTACGAACCGAATTACTCGGTCGTTGAGCATCGCGACGACGGTTCGCTCGCGCCCTTTCCGAACAAAGAGCTCAATGACCGGCTGAGCCATTCGGAGCTAAAGCTGGATTCTGTTCTGGGCATTCGGAGCGACGCCAACGGCGTTGTCTGGATGCTCGATAATGGCATGCGCAGCGGAGTCACGCCAAAACTTGTCGGCTGGGATACGAAGGCCAATAAGCTGCGCCGCGTTATCTATTTGCCGCCGCCTATCGCTCCCAAAGATGCGTTCGTCAATGATTTTGCCGTCGACGGCAAGCACAACAAGATCTTCATCGCCGATCCCGCGGGCGGAGCAAATGCAGCGTTCATCGTGGTGGATTTGCAAACAGGCGCCGCGCGTCGCGTGTTGGAAGGTCACTCCAGCGTTGTGCCTGAGAAAATCGATCTCGTCATCGATGGGCGCCCCATTCAGGTGAAAGATCCTGCCGGCAATCTCGTGCGCCCCCTTATCGGCGTCAATCCGATCACCGAAGATCTGCAGAACGAATGGGTGTATTTTGGTCCTATGCACGGAACCAGCCTTTACCGCATAAAGGCCGCTGATCTGGCTGATGAAGCTCTCAACGAAAAGCAGCTTGGCGCGCGGGTTGAGCGCTATAGCGCTAAGCCCATCTGCGACGGCATTAGCATCGACAGGGACAACAACATCTACCTCGGCGATCTTGCAGAAAATGCGATCGGGGTCATCAAGGGGGATCGCAGTTATCAGCGGCTCGCACAAAACGAAGAGTTGTCCTGGGTCGACTCGCTGAGTTTTGGGCCGGGGGGCAAGCTCTATGCCGTCGTCAATCGCCTGCACAAATCCGCTGTTCTAAACGGCGGAGAGTCATTGTCGAAGCCGCCGTACTTCCTCATCGAGGTCAAAGCGATGGCCCCCGGACTCGCGGGCAGATGA
- a CDS encoding ABC-F family ATP-binding cassette domain-containing protein, translating into MLTINDLVYRLGGRLLFDHAGVFLPGRSRAGFVGRNGAGKTTLFRLISGEIAPESGAISIPARTRLGRVEQEAPGGPTALIDFVLAADLERADLLTRAEAAHDAHDIAEIQTRLADIDAHSAPARAAAILHGLGFDAAAQRRPLSEFSGGWRMRVALAAVLFAQPDLLLLDEPTNYLDLEGTLWLVDYLSRYPASVVVISHDRDLLDDVATHILHLERGKLTLYKGDYSSFEKQRREAQLLAVKGTKKQEEQRKHLQAFVDRFRSKATKARQAQSRLKLLAKMEPVAAIVDDSVLPIHLPSPEKPLSPPIIALEKAAVGYGDRVVLSRLTLSISNDDRIGLLGANGNGKSTFAKLLGGRLAACAGEMVRAPKLEAGFFAQHQVDDLNEGETPYAVFARLMPGAPEARIRGRAARTGFSGARAETVIAKLSGGEKARLLLGVATFNAPHLLILDEPTNHLDIDSRAALIEAINDYEGAVVLVSHDRYLLEACADRLWLVDDGTVRAFDGDMDDYARLVLSKSRDDEPKRAPATPAQEAAKQEAAKQQAPRRRDAGQARRKLAAAEERVEKFTQLIARVDEALAAPDAFARNPQEAARLASQREELAQALAAAEEQWLELAAEAEA; encoded by the coding sequence ATGCTCACGATCAACGATCTCGTCTACCGGCTCGGCGGCCGGCTGCTGTTCGACCACGCCGGGGTGTTCCTCCCCGGCCGCTCCCGCGCGGGCTTCGTAGGCCGTAACGGCGCCGGCAAGACCACGCTGTTTCGCCTAATTAGCGGCGAAATCGCCCCCGAAAGCGGCGCGATCTCGATTCCCGCCCGCACCCGGCTGGGGCGCGTCGAGCAGGAGGCGCCGGGCGGTCCGACGGCGCTGATCGACTTCGTGCTGGCGGCGGACCTTGAGCGCGCCGACCTGCTGACGCGGGCCGAGGCCGCGCATGATGCGCACGACATCGCCGAGATTCAGACGCGGCTCGCCGACATCGACGCCCATTCGGCGCCCGCCCGCGCCGCCGCGATCCTGCACGGGCTGGGCTTCGACGCCGCGGCGCAGCGCCGGCCGCTGTCGGAATTCTCCGGCGGCTGGCGCATGCGCGTCGCCTTGGCGGCGGTGCTGTTCGCGCAGCCCGACCTGCTGCTTCTCGACGAGCCGACCAACTATCTCGATCTGGAAGGCACCCTGTGGCTCGTCGATTACCTGTCGCGCTATCCGGCGAGCGTCGTCGTCATCAGCCATGACCGCGATCTGCTCGACGACGTCGCGACCCATATTCTGCATCTCGAGCGGGGAAAGCTGACGCTCTATAAGGGCGACTACTCCTCCTTCGAAAAACAGCGGCGCGAGGCGCAGCTCCTCGCCGTCAAGGGCACCAAGAAGCAGGAAGAGCAGCGCAAGCATCTGCAGGCCTTCGTCGACCGCTTCCGCTCCAAGGCGACGAAAGCGCGCCAGGCGCAGTCGCGCCTGAAACTCCTCGCTAAAATGGAGCCGGTCGCGGCGATCGTCGACGATTCGGTCCTGCCGATCCATCTGCCCTCGCCCGAGAAGCCGCTGTCGCCGCCGATCATCGCGCTGGAGAAAGCGGCGGTCGGCTATGGGGATCGGGTCGTTCTGTCGCGGCTCACGCTGTCGATTTCGAACGACGATCGCATCGGCCTGCTCGGCGCCAATGGCAATGGCAAGTCGACCTTCGCCAAATTGCTCGGCGGGCGGCTGGCGGCCTGCGCCGGGGAGATGGTGCGCGCGCCGAAGCTGGAGGCGGGATTTTTCGCGCAGCATCAGGTCGATGATCTGAATGAGGGCGAGACGCCTTACGCCGTCTTCGCGCGGCTGATGCCGGGCGCCCCCGAGGCGCGCATTCGCGGTCGCGCGGCGCGGACCGGATTTTCCGGCGCGCGCGCCGAAACCGTCATCGCCAAGCTGTCGGGAGGCGAAAAGGCGCGACTGCTGCTCGGCGTCGCCACCTTCAACGCGCCGCATCTTTTGATCCTCGACGAGCCGACGAACCATCTCGACATCGACAGCCGCGCCGCGCTGATCGAGGCGATCAACGATTATGAAGGCGCCGTCGTTCTGGTCTCGCATGACCGCTATCTGCTCGAGGCCTGCGCTGATCGCCTGTGGCTGGTCGACGACGGAACCGTGCGCGCCTTTGACGGCGACATGGATGACTATGCGCGGCTGGTGCTGTCGAAATCGCGCGACGATGAGCCCAAGCGCGCGCCCGCGACGCCGGCGCAGGAGGCGGCAAAGCAAGAGGCGGCAAAGCAGCAGGCGCCGAGGCGCCGCGACGCCGGGCAGGCGCGGCGCAAGCTCGCCGCCGCCGAAGAGCGCGTCGAGAAATTCACGCAACTGATCGCCCGCGTCGATGAAGCGCTCGCCGCGCCCGACGCTTTTGCGCGCAATCCGCAGGAGGCGGCGCGTCTCGCGTCGCAACGTGAGGAATTGGCGCAGGCGCTCGCCGCCGCGGAAGAACAGTGGCTGGAACTCGCCGCGGAGGCGGAAGCGTAA
- a CDS encoding winged helix-turn-helix transcriptional regulator, with amino-acid sequence MRALKKLRSGCPIATSLDIFGDRWTLVIMRDLAMGKTRFGDFSQSPERIPTNVLTDRLLRLEEFGLIEKSAYQKHPIRYDYAVTQKGAELLPVLQAVCKWANKHLPGTWKTPDKFLSLKPSDLTVKKTKTGE; translated from the coding sequence ATGCGCGCCTTGAAAAAACTCAGGTCGGGATGCCCGATAGCCACCTCTCTCGATATTTTTGGCGACCGATGGACGCTCGTCATCATGCGCGATCTTGCAATGGGGAAAACGCGGTTCGGAGATTTTTCTCAATCCCCTGAACGCATCCCGACGAACGTGCTGACAGATCGACTCTTACGATTGGAGGAATTTGGCCTTATCGAGAAGAGCGCTTATCAGAAACATCCAATCAGGTACGACTATGCGGTGACGCAGAAAGGAGCCGAATTGCTGCCCGTGCTGCAAGCCGTTTGCAAATGGGCGAATAAGCATCTGCCAGGCACATGGAAAACGCCGGATAAGTTTCTCTCGCTGAAGCCGTCAGACCTCACGGTAAAAAAAACCAAGACTGGTGAGTAG